The following proteins come from a genomic window of Gossypium raimondii isolate GPD5lz chromosome 5, ASM2569854v1, whole genome shotgun sequence:
- the LOC105768005 gene encoding probable serine/threonine-protein kinase SIS8: MPKMKHLLRKLHIGSGLNEQQRLAEAQPVISSIPSPSPSPNSNSTSVTGMETTTSSSSSWGSSGTMGRVGAVEPVGGDRTAGDEVDFSLLEEEFQMQLALAISASDPETVQIDAAKRISLAGTDTNTFVEFLSIRYWNYNVVNYNEKIVDGFYDVYGIASTLGAQGKMPSLVDLRAVSVLDNVDYQVILVNRLLDPELQELEKRVYNIYVQSRSFGRSPVVSGMIQKIAEMVVNRMGGPVADAEEMLRMWTSRIYELQNSLKTIILPLGRLDVGLSRHRALLFKVLADRINLPCMLVKGSYYTGTDDGAVNLVRINNGSEYIIDLMGAPGTLIPAEVPSCHLLNSALGVRGFTDLTEASRGSRLLLDQGIENMAVSATLDTSSKAGALRSVELVSSQTNKDERNFAGRAVSERSEQDLGKLLPSASKSSECVSAIHDKPSAAQKRKVKNVSKYVISAAKDPEFAQKLHAVLLESGASPPPDLFMDINSQDLGEQCMSDQVVKGTNVDVASSCHSNKLSTNELSLVSSGMETSENTNFIRQKQMELNAVKTNVASSSDASKEGLLVGYTTNDWIQIHEPSCSSDEFCQIQPENVLTTDEKLIQRASNLDFCKESALEGIETAGSDWHLVGNDPSEKIYPMPREVSEWEIPWEDLQIGERIGIGSYGEVYRADWNGTEVAVKKFLDQDFSGDALVQFKCEVEIMLRLRHPNVVLFMGAVTRSPHFSILTEFLPRGSLYKLLHRPNHQLDEKRRMRMALDVAKGMNYLHTSNPTIVHRDLKTPNLLVDKNWVVKVCDFGLSRSKHHTFLSSKSTAGTPEWMAPEVLRNEPANEKCDVYSFGVILWELVTLRIPWKGLNPMQVVGAVGFQNRRLEIPEDVDPMVAQIIHECWQTEPHLRPSFAELMTRLRRLKCMYIERRKSKNQII, translated from the exons ATGCCGAAAATGAAGCATCTGTTGAGGAAACTCCACATCGGCAGTGGATTAAATGAGCAGCAACGATTGGCGGAGGCACAGCCCGTGATCAGCTCGATTCCGAGCCCGAGTCCGAGTCCTAACTCGAACTCGACGAGCGTAACGGGAATGGAAACGACGACTTCTTCTTCATCGTCTTGGGGTAGTTCGGGGACAATGGGGAGAGTTGGGGCCGTTGAACCGGTCGGGGGAGATAGGACAGCTGGGGATGAGGTGGATTTTAGTTTATTAGAGGAAGAATTTCAGATGCAGTTGGCTTTGGCGATCAGTGCCTCGGATCCCGAGACGGTTCAGATCGACGCTGCTAAAAGGATTAGCCTCGCCGGAACCGATACCAATACCTTCGTTGAGTTCCTCTCGATTCGTTATTGG AATTATAATGTTGTAAACTATAATGAAAAAATTGTGGATGGATTTTATGACGTGTATGGCATTGCCTCAACTCTGGGTGCACAAGGGAAAATGCCTTCTTTGGTTGATCTTCGAGCGGTATCAGTTTTAGATAATGTGGATTATCAAGTAATTTTGGTTAACCGGTTGCTTGATCCTGAACTGCAAGAGCTTGAGAAAAGAGTATATAacatttatgtgcagtctcgaTCTTTTGGCCGCAGCCCAGTTGTAAGTGGCATGATTCAGAAAATTGCGGAAATGGTTGTTAATAGAATGGGTGGTCCCGTTGCTGATGCTGAAGAGATGTTGAGAATGTGGACTTCAAGAATTTATGAGTTACAAAATTCTCTTAAAACCATCATTCTTCCACTTGGACGTCTTGATGTTGGACTTTCCCGCCACAGAGCTCTGCTTTTTAAG GTTCTAGCTGATAGAATTAATCTCCCGTGCATGCTGGTCAAAGGCAGCTATTACACTGGTACCGATGATGGAGCAGTGAACTTGGTTAGAATCAACAATGGAAG TGAGTATATTATTGATCTGATGGGTGCTCCTGGGACGCTAATTCCTGCTGAAGTACCAAGTTGTCACCTCCTAAATTCTGCACTAGGTGTAAGGGGCTTTACTGATCTTACTGAAGCCTCTCGAGGTTCACGTTTGCTGCTTGATCAAGGAATTGAAAATATGGCAGTTTCAGCCACTCTAGATACAAGCTCTAAAGCTGGTGCCTTGAGGTCAGTGGAATTGGTCAGCAGTCAGACAAATAAAGATGAGAGGAACTTTGCTGGAAGAGCTGTCTCTGAGAGATCTGAACAGGACTTAGGGAAGCTTCTTCCCTCGGCTTCTAAATCCAGTGAATGTGTTTCTGCCATTCATGACAAACCATCTGCAGCTCAAAAGAGGAAGGTTAAAAATGTGTCTAAGTATGTTATTAGCGCAGCAAAGGACCCAGAATTTGCTCAGAAATTACATGCTGTTCTGTTGGAGAGTGGTGCATCACCACCTCCAGATTTGTTCATGGATATTAATTCACAGGACCTTGGTGAACAATGCATGTCTGACCAAGTAGTGAAAGGGACAAATGTAGATGTAGCTTCTAGCTGCCATTCAAATAAATTGTCAACCAATGAGCTCTCTCTTGTGTCATCTGGAATGGAGACTTCAGAAAATACTAACTTCATTAGACAAAAGCAAATGGAATTGAATGCCGTAAAAACTAATGTTGCATCTTCCTCCGATGCTTCAAAAGAGGGACTTCTTGTTGGTTATACAACTAATGATTGGATACAAATTCACGAGCCCTCCTGCTCCTCTGATGAGTTCTGCCAAATACAACCAGAAAATGTCTTGACCACGGATGAGAAACTAATACAAAGGGCTTCTAATTTGGATTTCTGTAAAGAATCTGCATTAGAAGGGATAGAAACTGCAGGTAGTGACTGGCATCTGGTTGGCAATGATCCCAGTGAGAAGATTTATCCTATGCCTAGGGAGGTTTCTGAATGGGAAATTCCATGGGAGGATCTTCAAATTGGTGAACGCATTGGTATTG GATCATATGGCGAGGTCTACCGAGCAGATTGGAATGGCACT GAGGTTGCTGTGAAGAAGTTTCTAGATCAAGATTTCTCTGGTGACGCACTAGTTCAATTTAAATGTGAA GTTGAAATCATGTTAAGGTTGAGGCATCCAAATGTTGTTCTTTTCATGGGAGCTGTTACTCGCTCCCCTCATTTCTCTATACTGACAGAGTTTCTTCCCAG GGGAAGTTTGTATAAGCTACTGCATCGACCCAATCATCAACTTGATGAGAAGAGACGAATGCGAATGGCTCTTGATGTG GCTAAAGGAATGAATTATTTGCACACAAGCAATCCTACTATAGTGCATCGAGATTTGAAAACACCAAATCTCCTTGTTGATAAGAACTGGGTTGTAAAG GTCTGTGATTTTGGGTTGTCACGCTCAAAGCATCATACTTTCCTGTCTTCAAAGTCTACTGCTGGAACG CCCGAATGGATGGCACCTGAAGTTTTAAGGAATGAACCAGCCAATGAGAA ATGTGATGTGTACAGTTTTGGTGTGATATTATGGGAGTTGGTTACTTTACGCATTCCCTGGAAAGGTTTGAATCCTATGCAAGTTGTTGGAGCTGTTGGATTCCAGAATAGGCGTCTAGAAATTCCCGAAGATGTTGATCCGATGGTTGCACAGATTATACATGAATGTTGGCAAAC GGAGCCACATCTACGACCATCATTTGCAGAGTTGATGACACGACTGCGACGTCttaaatgtatgtatattgAAAGGCGAAAATCCAAAAACCAAATCATATAG